The Shewanella zhangzhouensis genome has a window encoding:
- a CDS encoding TatD family nuclease-associated radical SAM protein, whose protein sequence is MNSMDATAANHTSPSATLVYDIRRSRYLNITGRCTLRCGFCPKQQGSRQIHQYQLALDKQPGVDDLLPLLGDVGSFDEYVFCGYGEPTLNLPTLLGVARAIKARGGRVRVNTDGLGNLFHRRNILPELADCVDALSVSLNAQDELTYLEHCQPKLKGSWQAVNDFIRMAPAYIKRVEVSAIDGLPGVNIPACRALVEAAGCIFKRRKLDIMG, encoded by the coding sequence ATGAATTCAATGGACGCCACTGCCGCTAACCACACATCCCCAAGCGCCACTCTCGTTTACGATATTCGCCGCAGCCGCTACCTCAATATCACCGGCCGCTGCACCCTCAGGTGCGGCTTTTGCCCCAAGCAACAGGGCAGTCGCCAAATACATCAATATCAGCTGGCATTGGACAAACAGCCCGGGGTCGATGACCTCTTGCCCCTGCTCGGGGATGTGGGCAGCTTTGATGAATACGTGTTTTGTGGCTACGGCGAACCTACGCTGAATCTGCCCACCCTGCTGGGGGTTGCCCGCGCCATCAAGGCGAGAGGCGGTCGCGTTAGGGTCAATACCGATGGCCTTGGAAACCTGTTTCACCGACGCAACATACTGCCCGAACTGGCCGACTGCGTGGATGCGCTCTCGGTGTCCCTCAACGCCCAGGATGAACTCACCTACCTGGAACACTGTCAACCCAAGCTGAAAGGTTCCTGGCAGGCAGTGAATGACTTTATCCGCATGGCACCGGCTTACATCAAACGCGTGGAGGTTTCCGCCATCGATGGCCTGCCCGGAGTCAATATCCCGGCCTGTCGGGCACTGGTGGAGGCGGCGGGCTGCATCTTCAAGCGTCGCAAGCTGGATATCATGGGATAA
- a CDS encoding efflux RND transporter periplasmic adaptor subunit encodes MSTILRRTLPLIILALFILAAMLLMATKEAPEQKAEEANMPIIEVAEVKQETLSLNLPSYGVVMPRHKTQLVAEVQGRLTSVSPNFVAGGVVKAGDQLAVIEPSDYQADLMQAEASLAQATAALNEEIARGEVAKTEFKGYDKGVPPELGLRIPQLKKEQANVKYAEAALARAKRNLERTVIRAPFDGIVKTRGVDLGQYVTLGTKLGELYDTSVAEIRLPLANADLAYLESVDNPDTEVSLTASLAGREVVWTGAIVRSEGVIDEGNRMVYLVAEIPDPYLRKHKTQGQLPLKYGTFVNAIIKGRTEDGIVRLDRHLVREGKVPVVRSDNTLELRDVNVVRSDLNYAYIKDSLKTGERVSLTNTGTLSTGQVVKIRGEETPNSTRDSEAPTDERLAQAGDK; translated from the coding sequence ATGAGCACTATTTTAAGACGTACCCTCCCCCTTATCATTCTCGCGCTATTTATCCTGGCCGCCATGTTACTCATGGCCACCAAAGAAGCTCCCGAGCAGAAGGCCGAAGAAGCCAATATGCCGATTATTGAAGTGGCTGAGGTGAAGCAGGAGACGCTGTCGTTGAATCTGCCTTCCTACGGGGTAGTGATGCCACGGCACAAAACGCAACTGGTGGCCGAAGTTCAGGGGCGCCTGACCAGCGTATCGCCCAATTTTGTTGCCGGCGGCGTGGTGAAGGCCGGTGACCAACTGGCAGTGATTGAACCGTCAGACTATCAGGCCGACCTGATGCAGGCGGAAGCCTCACTGGCACAGGCAACCGCCGCACTCAATGAAGAAATCGCCCGTGGGGAAGTGGCAAAAACCGAGTTCAAGGGATATGACAAGGGCGTCCCCCCGGAGCTGGGGTTGCGTATTCCGCAGCTGAAAAAAGAACAGGCCAACGTCAAATACGCCGAAGCCGCCCTGGCCCGCGCCAAGCGTAATCTGGAGCGCACCGTTATCCGCGCGCCGTTTGACGGCATAGTCAAAACCCGCGGTGTCGACCTGGGGCAATACGTCACCCTCGGCACCAAGCTGGGTGAGCTTTACGATACCAGCGTTGCTGAAATCCGCCTGCCACTGGCCAATGCCGATCTCGCCTATCTGGAGTCTGTGGACAACCCCGACACCGAAGTGAGCCTGACAGCCTCCCTGGCCGGTCGCGAAGTGGTATGGACCGGCGCCATAGTGCGCAGCGAAGGGGTTATTGATGAAGGCAACCGCATGGTCTATCTGGTGGCGGAAATTCCCGACCCATACCTGCGCAAGCATAAAACCCAGGGCCAACTGCCGCTGAAGTACGGTACCTTCGTCAACGCCATCATCAAGGGTCGCACCGAGGACGGCATAGTGCGTCTGGACCGCCATCTGGTGCGTGAAGGCAAGGTGCCGGTCGTTCGCAGCGATAACACCCTGGAGCTGCGTGACGTGAATGTGGTGCGCTCAGATCTGAACTACGCCTACATCAAGGACAGCCTCAAAACCGGAGAGCGTGTTTCCCTGACCAATACAGGCACCCTGTCCACCGGTCAGGTGGTGAAAATCCGCGGTGAAGAAACCCCAAACAGCACCAGGGACAGCGAGGCGCCCACCGATGAGCGTCTGGCACAGGCAGGGGACAAGTAA
- a CDS encoding efflux RND transporter permease subunit has product MDTHKGIIAWFARNSVAANLLMIVLLVGGLFSTQLINKEIFPSFELNLLRISVAYPGAAPQEIEEGINIKIEEAIQDVIGIKKLTSVASDGVGSITIEVENGVDAKTVLDEAKLRIDAISTFPANIEKPNIYQIKPENNVIWLSVYGDINAHEMKELAKNIRDEVAALPSVTRAQVAGARNYEIGIEVSENKLREYGLTFTQVAMAVQNSSLDLPGGAIRAKDGDILLRTKGQAYTGEDFSSIVVATSKDGSRIMLPDVATIKDEFEERLDYTRFNGKPAVIVEVLSVKDQDAVAIAKDVKDYIAERKLSLPAGAELDYWGDLTHYLNGRLNMMLSNMTMGALLVFVILALFLDLKLAFWVMVGIPVCFLGTLLLMPVEPFALSINMLTLFAFILVLGILVDDAIVIGESVHTEVERHGHNMDNVIRGAQKVAMPATFGVLTTIAAFIPMLMVDGPMGIIWKSIGMVVILCLAFSLVESKLILPAHLAHMKPNTKEPSGPLGRMKLRFNERVAHFIHHSYKAFLERAIHNRYNWLAGFTGVLILSIALVASGKVRWVFFPSIPSDFVQVHLDMEEGSSEDNTLKALQQIEDALYRMNGEMEQKYGEPVVKHSFFNMNSRTSAFIFAELTKGEDRELDGNAITDAWRDALPEMVGVKKLSMNATTNDAGGDVAFRLSSNDLEQLSLAAKELKTKLASYEGLYDIADNYSSGSHEIRLKIRPEAEALGLTLSDLARQVRYGFYGYEAQRILRNKEEVKVMVRYPLEQRRTVGHLENMLIRTPDGSAVPFANVAEIEIGDSYSAITRVDGRRAITITAAANKDKVEPGKVVADIQKDFMPVLKQKYPHIDTSLDGQSQEEADAIWGLLQGLFFALFTIYALMAIPLKSYSQPMIIMSVIPFGMIGAIIGHLLLGLSLSVLSLCGIIALAGVVVNDSLILVDFVNRARAQGFALREAVVNAGCFRFRAIILTSLTTFFGLVPIILERSLQAQIVIPMATSLAFGILFSTVVTLILVPLLYVILADFASIARRLFNWWWQPNQGHHEHGAAAGQVTEQGASLSQSLEGAKHD; this is encoded by the coding sequence ATGGACACCCACAAAGGCATAATTGCGTGGTTTGCCCGCAACAGTGTGGCGGCCAACCTGCTGATGATAGTGCTGCTGGTTGGCGGCCTATTCAGTACTCAGCTGATTAACAAAGAAATATTCCCAAGCTTCGAGCTCAACCTGCTCAGAATTTCCGTTGCCTACCCAGGCGCCGCACCACAGGAAATCGAAGAAGGGATCAACATCAAAATCGAAGAAGCCATCCAGGATGTTATCGGCATTAAAAAGCTGACTTCTGTGGCCAGCGATGGTGTGGGCAGTATCACCATCGAAGTGGAAAACGGTGTCGACGCCAAAACCGTGCTGGATGAGGCCAAGCTGCGTATCGATGCCATTTCCACCTTTCCGGCCAACATCGAAAAACCCAATATTTATCAGATAAAGCCTGAAAACAACGTGATTTGGCTGTCTGTGTATGGCGATATCAACGCCCACGAAATGAAGGAGCTGGCCAAAAACATTCGTGATGAAGTGGCTGCCCTGCCCTCGGTGACCCGTGCCCAGGTAGCCGGTGCCCGCAACTATGAAATCGGCATCGAAGTGTCGGAGAACAAGTTGCGTGAGTATGGCCTCACCTTCACCCAGGTGGCCATGGCGGTGCAAAACTCCTCCCTGGACCTGCCCGGCGGTGCCATTCGCGCCAAAGACGGCGATATCCTGCTGCGTACCAAGGGCCAGGCTTACACCGGCGAAGACTTTTCCAGCATAGTGGTTGCCACCAGCAAAGATGGCAGTCGCATCATGCTGCCGGACGTGGCCACCATTAAGGATGAGTTCGAAGAGCGCCTCGACTACACCCGCTTCAATGGCAAACCCGCTGTGATAGTGGAAGTGCTGAGCGTGAAAGATCAGGACGCGGTAGCCATCGCCAAGGATGTGAAAGACTACATTGCAGAGCGCAAACTCAGTTTGCCCGCCGGCGCCGAGCTGGATTACTGGGGGGATTTGACCCACTACCTCAACGGCCGCCTCAATATGATGCTGTCGAACATGACCATGGGTGCCCTGCTGGTGTTTGTGATCCTGGCACTGTTCCTCGATCTGAAACTGGCATTCTGGGTGATGGTGGGCATTCCCGTGTGTTTCCTCGGCACCCTGCTGCTGATGCCGGTGGAACCCTTTGCCCTTTCCATCAATATGCTGACGCTGTTCGCCTTTATTCTGGTGCTGGGGATATTGGTGGATGACGCCATTGTGATTGGGGAAAGCGTCCACACCGAGGTGGAACGCCACGGTCACAACATGGATAACGTCATTCGCGGTGCCCAGAAGGTGGCCATGCCCGCCACCTTCGGGGTACTGACCACAATCGCGGCCTTTATTCCCATGTTGATGGTGGATGGCCCCATGGGGATCATCTGGAAATCCATCGGTATGGTGGTGATCCTGTGTCTGGCGTTTTCTCTGGTGGAATCCAAGCTCATTCTGCCGGCGCATCTTGCCCATATGAAGCCAAACACCAAGGAGCCCTCAGGCCCACTCGGCCGCATGAAGCTGCGTTTCAATGAGCGGGTAGCCCACTTTATCCACCACAGCTACAAGGCGTTCCTAGAGCGTGCCATTCACAACAGATACAACTGGCTGGCCGGCTTTACCGGGGTATTGATCCTCTCCATCGCCCTGGTCGCCAGTGGCAAGGTGCGCTGGGTGTTCTTCCCCAGTATTCCCTCAGACTTCGTGCAGGTGCATCTGGATATGGAAGAAGGCAGCTCAGAGGACAACACCCTCAAGGCGCTGCAGCAAATCGAAGATGCCCTCTACCGCATGAACGGTGAAATGGAGCAGAAGTATGGCGAGCCTGTGGTGAAGCATAGCTTCTTCAACATGAACTCCCGCACCAGTGCCTTTATCTTTGCCGAGCTGACCAAAGGGGAAGACCGCGAGCTGGATGGCAACGCCATTACCGACGCCTGGCGTGACGCCCTGCCGGAAATGGTGGGAGTGAAGAAGTTGTCCATGAATGCCACCACCAACGATGCCGGTGGTGATGTGGCGTTCCGCCTGTCGTCCAACGATCTTGAGCAGCTGTCGCTGGCCGCCAAAGAGCTTAAAACCAAGCTGGCAAGCTACGAAGGGCTGTACGACATCGCCGATAACTATTCCTCCGGCAGCCATGAAATCCGCCTGAAAATTCGTCCCGAGGCTGAAGCCCTTGGTCTGACGCTGTCAGATCTGGCGCGCCAGGTACGCTATGGCTTTTATGGTTACGAAGCCCAGCGCATTTTGCGCAACAAGGAAGAAGTGAAGGTGATGGTGCGCTATCCGCTGGAGCAGCGTCGCACCGTTGGCCATCTGGAAAACATGCTTATCCGTACGCCCGATGGCAGCGCAGTGCCCTTTGCCAACGTGGCAGAAATCGAGATAGGCGACTCTTACTCGGCCATTACCCGGGTGGATGGTCGCAGGGCTATCACCATCACGGCCGCCGCCAACAAGGACAAGGTCGAGCCGGGCAAGGTGGTCGCCGACATTCAGAAAGACTTTATGCCGGTACTGAAGCAAAAGTACCCCCATATCGACACCTCCCTCGATGGTCAGAGTCAGGAAGAGGCCGACGCAATCTGGGGGCTGTTGCAGGGCTTGTTCTTTGCGCTCTTCACCATCTATGCCCTGATGGCCATTCCGCTGAAGTCATACAGCCAGCCGATGATCATCATGTCGGTGATCCCCTTTGGCATGATTGGCGCCATCATAGGTCACCTGCTGCTGGGGTTATCCCTCAGCGTCCTGAGCCTGTGCGGTATTATCGCCCTGGCTGGCGTGGTGGTGAACGACTCGCTTATCCTGGTGGACTTTGTTAACCGCGCCAGGGCTCAGGGTTTTGCCCTGCGTGAAGCCGTTGTAAATGCGGGCTGCTTCCGTTTCAGGGCCATTATCCTGACCTCACTGACCACCTTCTTCGGTCTGGTGCCCATCATCCTTGAGCGCAGTTTGCAGGCGCAGATTGTGATCCCAATGGCCACCTCGCTGGCATTCGGTATCCTCTTCTCCACCGTGGTGACTCTGATACTGGTGCCGCTGCTGTATGTGATACTGGCGGATTTCGCGAGCATCGCTCGCCGCCTGTTCAACTGGTGGTGGCAACCAAATCAGGGGCACCATGAGCATGGCGCCGCTGCCGGGCAGGTCACAGAGCAAGGTGCATCGCTGTCGCAGTCCCTCGAAGGGGCAAAACACGACTGA